A genomic segment from Syngnathus scovelli strain Florida chromosome 3, RoL_Ssco_1.2, whole genome shotgun sequence encodes:
- the ficd gene encoding protein adenylyltransferase FICD — MTAWRYTSDRLLGGWGPLLCVFLGSLVALLTPLVGVEECNGSLNAIAQFRCRLWGVSLQPSAVQTTGLTLPLTGLDLLPLKSKPSKEMIFEARAALQLAQEMRKHGKKEKAHKLLVHALSLNPDFADALTELGTILEEEKDVVQADHLYTKALAISPCNKRALVSRDRTLPLVEEIDQRHFGIIDSKVRRLMSIPKSNSALRRVMEETYYHHIYHTVAIEGSTLTLSEIRHIIETRYAVPGKSLQEQNEAIGVDAAMKYINTTLLSRMGTIRVSDILEIHKRVLGYVDPVEGGRLRTNQVFVGHHIPPHPQDLQRHMQELVQWLNSDEALQLHPVEYAALAHYKLVYVHPFVDGNGRTSRLLMNLVLMQARYPPITIRKEQRAEYYTALDTANEGDVRPFIRFIAKCTEITLDTLLISTTEHAVGLPGAQQDQACPDCKHTIPVHN; from the exons ATGACGGCGTGGCGATATACTAGCGACCGTCTCCTCGGAGGATGGGGCCCACTCCTGTGTGTCTTCCTGGGATCTCTGGTGGCCCTGCTAACACCCTTGGTTGGAGTAGAGGAGTGCAATGGTTCCTTGAATGCCATCGCACAGTTTCGATGCCGGCTGTGGGGGGTCTCACTGCAGCCCTCAGCTGTGCAGACCACCGGCCTCACTCTCCCTCTTACGGGCCTCGACCTGCTTCCGCTCAAATCCAAGCCTAGCAAAG AGATGATTTTTGAGGCCAGAGCGGCTCTTCAGCTGGCCCAGGAGATGAGGAAACACGGCAAGAAGGAGAAAGCTCACAAGCTGCTGGTACACGCACTCAGTCTGAATCCAGACTTTGCGGACGCCCTGACTGAGCTCGGGACTATTTTGGAGGAAGAAAAGGACGTCGTGCAAGCAGACCACCTGTACACGAAGGCGTTGGCTATCTCACCTTGTAACAAGAGAGCACTGGTGAGCCGAGACCGCACCCTGCCGTTGGTGGAGGAGATTGACCAGCGTCACTTTGGCATCATTGACAGTAAGGTGCGTAGGCTCATGTCCATCCCTAAAAGCAACTCTGCGCTACGCCGGGTGATGGAGGAGACTTACTACCACCACATCTACCACACAGTGGCCATAGAGGGCAGCACTCTCACTTTATCTGAGATCCGTCACATCATCGAGACGCGCTACGCCGTCCCCGGCAAGAGTCTGCAGGAGCAGAACGAGGCCATTGGCGTGGATGCAGCCATGAAGTACATCAACACCACACTGTTGTCTAGAATGGGAACAATCAGAGTTAGTGACATCCTGGAGATCCACAAAAGAGTGCTGGGTTACGTGGACCCTGTGGAGGGAGGGCGCCTGCGCACTAACCAAGTGTTCGTAGGCCATCACATCCCGCCGCACCCGCAGGACCTGCAGCGGCACATGCAGGAGCTGGTCCAGTGGCTCAACTCGGATGAAGCCTTGCAGCTGCACCCGGTCGAGTACGCCGCTCTTGCTCACTACAAACTGGTGTACGTGCATCCGTTCGTGGACGGCAACGGGCGCACGTCGAGGCTCTTGATGAACCTCGTGCTCATGCAAGCGCGATACCCGCCCATCACCATTCGCAAAGAACAAAGGGCAGAGTACTACACGGCTCTAGACACGGCCAACGAGGGCGACGTGCGTCCTTTCATTCGTTTCATTGCCAAATGCACCGAGATTACACTGGACACTTTGTTGATCTCCACCACTGAGCACGCGGTGGGACTCCCGGGAGCCCAGCAGGATCAAGCCTGTCCTGACTGCAAACACACCATCCCAGTTCACAACTGA
- the sart3 gene encoding squamous cell carcinoma antigen recognized by T-cells 3, producing the protein MAATSNAEPTHLQDMDEDDEEMDDREMDSEGDGGESMGVDNSDDEEDDTSEDEKENEAEIQRLEEQLSINAFDYNCHVDLIKLLKHEGELLRLRKARQKMSELFPLTEEIWLDWLKDEIRLTEEEPNREKVNELFEKAIKDYICPDIWLEYAQYSIGGMGSPGGIERVRSVFERAITAVGLHMTKGQTVWEAYREFENAILATVQPPPGKIPSHDEQELLNKQLQRIHTLFRRQLTIPLMDMEATYAEYEEWSDQGAPEEILHQYKTALQQREKYKPFEESLLVAETPKLAEYQAYIDFEMKEGDPARIQMTFERALVENCLVPDMWTKYTIYLDRQLKIKDLVLSTHDRAVRNCPWTMSLWKSYLQAVERHGGTHQTVPDLFEKALNAGFIQATDYVEIWQVYLDYLRRRVDFSQESSQELKELRGSFTRCLDYMKQDVEERFGESGDPSCNIMQIWARIEARHCKNMQKARELWDSIMTKGNAKYANMWLEYYNLERAYGDSVHCRKALHRAVQCTSDYPEHVCEVLLTFERVEGSLEDWDVAVQKTETRLNRVNEQRAKMAEKEAIQAFQEEEQLEQRRKGKADKRNQKKFQKGTGRFGEKRKAEEDEWTDHAEQAPKRHRGNGEQSKEEYLQSPGLQTSEKKAPPGYKGSTRPGFNKAHQDGAQNQSDDKMELRNDDNSVFISNLSYTLEAPEDTLRTLFETCGTVKQIRLVSSNKGTFKGYGYVQFENAESVSEALKLDRREVEGRPMFVSPCVDKNKNPDFKVFKYNTNMEKHKIFISGLPFSCTKEQLEEISKSHGTVKEVRLVTFRSGKPKGLAYVEFADEAQASQAVLKMDGTDVEGNKISVAISNPPRRNSSKPGASQPATNLTPHQAYGARGRGRTQVSLLPRSLNRQSGPSSKVENGSSEDGAGDAKPLSNADFAKMLLKK; encoded by the exons ATGGCAGCGACGAGCAACGCAGAGCCTACGCATTTGCAAGATATggacgaggacgacgaggagATGGACGATCGGGAAATGGACTCGGAGGGCGACGGCGGGGAGAGCATGGGAGTAGACAATTCTGACGATGAAGAGGACGACACGTCCGAAGACGAGAAAGAAAATGAAGCTGAAATCCAACGGCTAGAAGAGCAG CTATCAATCAACGCCTTCGACTACAACTGCCATGTTGATCTCATCAAACTACTCAAACATGAGGGTGAACTTCTGCGGCTGCGAAAGGCGAGGCAGAAGATGAGTGAACTTTTTCCTCTCACGGAAG AGATCTGGCTCGACTGGCTCAAGGATGAGATCCGCCTGACTGAAGAAGAACCAAACCGAGAAAAAGTGAACGAGCTTTTTGAGAAGGCTATAAAAGACTACATTT GCCCAGATATATGGCTGGAATATGCCCAGTATTCTATCGGCGGCATGGGCTCGCCGGGTGGCATAGAGAGAGTGAGATCCGTTTTTGAGAGAGCCATCACAGCTGTTGGGCTTCACATGACCAAGGGGCAAACGGTGTGGGAGGCCTACAGAGAATTTGAGAATGCCATTCTGGCCACAGTACAG CCTCCTCCTGGCAAGATTCCCAGCCACGATGAGCAAGAGCTGCTGAACAAGCAGCTTCAGCGCATCCATACACTGTTTCGCCGGCAGCTGACCATTCCATTAATGG ACATGGAGGCAACGTATGCAGAGTATGAAGAATGGTCTGACCAAGGGGCACCGGAGGAAATCTTGCATCAGTACAAAACTGCTTTGCAGCAGAGGGAGAAGTACAAGCCCTTTGAAGAGTCACTG CTAGTAGCGGAGACGCCCAAACTGGCCGAGTACCAGGCCTATATCGACTTTGAAATGAAGGAAGGGGACCCGGCCCGCATCCAGATGACGTTTGAGCGGGCTCTGGTTGAGAATTGCCTGGTACCCGACATGTGGACCAAATACACTATATATCTC GACCGTCAACTGAAAATCAAAGATCTGGTTCTCTCCACTCATGATCGCGCTGTCCGAAACTGTCCGTGGACTATGAGTCTGTGGAAGAGCTACTTGCAAGCTGTCGAGAGGCACGGGGGCACTCATCAAACAGTTCCAG ATTTGTTTGAAAAAGCTCTGAACGCAGGCTTCATTCAAGCTACGGATTATGTGGAGATCTGGCAGGTTTATCTCGACTACCTGAGGAGACGTGTGGATTTCAGCCAAG AATCAAGTCAAGAATTGAAGGAGCTACGAGGATCCTTCACTCGCTGTCTGGACTACATGAAACAAGATGTTGAAGAAA GATTTGGAGAAAGTGGAGACCCTTCCTGTAACATAATGCAGATCTGGGCAAGGATAGAG GCCCGGCATTGTAAAAACATGCAAAAAGCCCGGGAACTGTGGGACAGCATCATGACAAAAGGGAATGCCAAATATGCCAACATGTGGCTGGAATACTACAACCTCGAAAG AGCCTATGGAGATTCTGTCCACTGTCGGAAAGCGCTTCACCGAGCAGTCCAGTGCACCTCTGACTACCCGGAACACGTGTGTGAGGTCCTGCTCACCTTTGAGAGAGTGGAAG GCTCTTTGGAGGACTGGGACGTGGCGGTCCAAAAAACCGAGACTCGTCTGAACAGAGTTAATGAGCAACGCGCAAAG ATGGCAGAGAAAGAAGCCATCCAGGCTTTTCAAGAGGAGGAACAACTGGAGCAGAGGCGGAAGGGCAAGGCAGACAAAAGGAATCAGAAGAAATTTCAGAAAGGAACGGGTCGCTTTGGGGAGAAGAGGAAAGCAGAGGAGGATGAGTGGACTGACCATGCAG AACAAGCTCCGAAGCGACATAGAGGAAATGGTGAGCAAAGCAAAGAGGAGTATTTACAGAGTCCCGGGCTTCAAACGAGTGAGAAGAAAGCTCCTCCTGGCTACAAAGGTTCAACAAGGCCTGGATTCAACAAAGCCCACCAGGACGGTGCCCAGAATCAAAGTGACGATAAAATGGAGCTTCGCAACGATGACAACAGCGTATTCATTAGCAACCTATCGTATACCCTGGAAGCACCTGAGGACACACTGAGGACACTCTTTGAGACCTGTGGAACCGTCAAACAGATTCGCCTGGTCTCCTCCAACAAGGGGACTTTCAAGGGTTACGGCTACGTGCAGTTTGAAAACGCAGAGTCTGTCTCAGAAGCCCTCAAACTCGACAGACGGGAAGTGGAGGGCAGGCCTATGTTTGTGTCACCATGTGTAGACAAGAACAAGAACCCAGACTTCAAG GTCTTTAAGTACAACACAAATATGGAAAAACACAAAATCTTCATCTCCGGGCTGCCATTTTCCTGCACCAAGGAGCAACTGGAAGAAATAAGCAAGAGTCACGGCACCGTCAAGGAAGTTCGTCTCGTTACATTCCGTTCAGGAAAGCCCAAG GGTTTAGCATATGTTGAGTTTGCAGATGAAGCTCAGGCATCTCAGGCAGTCTTGAAAATGGACGGCACGGACGTGGAGGGGAACAAAATCTCTGTTGCTATAAGCAATCCTCCTCGCCGAAACTCGAGCAAGCCTGGTGCCAGCCAGCCCGCCACAAATCTGACGCCTCACCAGGCCTACGGCGC GAGAGGGAGAGGACGCACACAGGTGTCATTGCTCCCTCGCTCTCTGAATCGCCAAAGTGGGCCATCAAGCAAAGTGGAGAACGGGAGCTCTGAGGATGGTGCCGGAGACGCCAAGCCTTTGTCCAATGCAGACTTTGCTAAGATGCTCCTGAAGAAGTGA
- the iscua gene encoding iron-sulfur cluster assembly enzyme ISCU, with protein sequence MAMALRKSSSLLLNTRLLCPELQITCSYHKKVVDHYENPRNVGSLDKNAKNVGTGLVGAPACGDVMKLQVEVDENGKIVDAKFKTFGCGSAIASSSLATEWVKGKSIDEALRIKNTDIAKELSLPPVKLHCSMLAEDAIRAALSDYRIKQNKEEQGVKASG encoded by the exons ATGGCGATGGCCTTACGAAAGTCTTCGTCGTTGTTGTTGAACACAAGGTTGCTGTGCCCGGAGCTACAAATCACCTGCTCATATCACAAGAAG GTTGTGGACCACTATGAAAACCCAAGAAATGTGGGCTCTTTGGATAAAAATGCCAAGAATGTGGGGACGGGTTTAGTCGGAGCACCAGCCTGCGGCGACGTCATGAAACTCCAA GTTGAAGTGGATGAAAATGGTAAGATCGTGGATGCCAAATTCAAGACTTTTGGTTGCGGATCGGCCATCGCTTCCAGCTCTCTGGCGACTGAGTGGGTGAAAGGGAAGTCG ATCGATGAGGCTTTGAGAATCAAGAACACAGACATTGCAAAAGAACTCTCACTTCCACCTGTCAAGCTTCATTGTTCCA TGCTTGCAGAAGATGCCATAAGAGCGGCCCTGTCAGACTACAGAATAAAACAGAACAAGGAGGAGCAAGGTGTCAAAGCCAGCGGTTAA
- the tmem119a gene encoding uncharacterized protein tmem119a: MTSHLVLHMACLTLLSLCCAVTQGVPMFYNMSMDGSGDDGLEFLFPKYFSTREPAQVSAATHPPDASDAPSFTNTIKTTIVRLKDFVLTRVVDFLEDNLLIIIVVTSVLIVLVFIICCASAMSQKRKLEAYKVPPQATRKYPVEKNILQRGMSEPQERPYAVDHVKRVHMQSSASPKNLRVPSKALVGERGQDVRLSPRTEVRKVREVEEVEKRREEVEKRREEPRHREHTKRREEVQHTSSQPVCTCHLKKAHY, from the coding sequence atgacatcCCACTTGGTTCTCCATATGGCCTGCCTGACCTTGCTGTCACTGTGCTGCGCCGTGACACAGGGCGTTCCGATGTTCTACAACATGTCCATGGATGGTAGCGGTGATGATGGGCTGGAGTTTCTATTTCCGAAGTACTTCTCCACCCGTGAACCCGCTCAAGTTAGCGCCGCTACTCATCCACCTGATGCATCCGACGCCCCCTCGTTCACTAACACCATCAAAACTACCATTGTCCGTCTAAAGGACTTTGTACTGACCAGAGTGGTGGATTTCCTGGAGGATAATCTTCTCATCATCATTGTCGTGACCTCTGTTCTCATCGTCTTGGTCTTTATTATCTGCTGCGCTTCTGCCATGAGTCAGAAGCGCAAGCTGGAGGCCTACAAGGTCCCCCCTCAAGCTACCAGGAAGTACCCTGTGGAAAAAAACATCCTACAGAGAGGTATGAGCGAGCCCCAGGAGAGACCTTACGCTGTGGACCACGTCAAGAGGGTCCACATGCAGAGCAGCGCCTCGCCCAAGAACCTGCGCGTACCCTCCAAGGCTCTGGTAGGAGAGAGGGGCCAGGACGTCAGGCTGTCACCGCGCACGGAGGTGAGGAAGGTTAGGGAGGTGGAGGAAGTGGAGAAGCGGAGAGAGGAAGTGGAGAAGCGCAGAGAGGAGCCAAGACACAGAGAGCATACGAAACGCAGGGAGGAAGTGCAGCATACCTCCAGTCAGCCTGTTTGCACCTGCCATCTGAAGAAGGCCCACTACTAG